Below is a window of Phocoena sinus isolate mPhoSin1 chromosome 2, mPhoSin1.pri, whole genome shotgun sequence DNA.
GAAACATTTTGACTTGCATTAATGCTTTATGTCCccacatttatattaaaaattcacacacaaatgaaaatggaaaaactgcCAATACCTGATTTCTGTCCCCTATTTTTCCACCTGCAATCATATACTTAGGTACCTTTTGACCCcacggtggggggtggggaatctAACATTCAGAACTACCAATAATaggaagataaattttttttaaagaatgaagtttCCCGTCGTAGTGAATTCTTAAGCACGTTCTCCCGTTTGCGGCGTGCTAGCTGTATGTCTTTTGGCATAATTGTTACACGTTTGGTATGGATAGCACACAGGTTGGTGTCTTCAAAAAGGTCAACCAGATAGGCCTCACTTGCCTCCTGCAAAGCACCAATAGCTGCAGTCTGGAAGCGCAGATCTGTTTTGAGGTCCTGAGCAATTTCTCGCACCAGACGCTGGAAGGGAAGTTTGCCAATCAGAAGTTCCGTGGACTTCTGATAACGTCTAATTTCAAGGAGTGCCACGGTGCCAGGCCTGTAACGATGAGGTTTCTTCACCCCTCCAGTAGAGGGCGCACTCTTGCGAGCGGCTTTTGTAGCCAGTTGCTTCCTCTGTGCTTTACCGCCGGTCGATTTGCGGGCAGTCTGCTTTGTACGAGCCCTGGTATAGAGACCTCCTTACTTACCCCACTTCTCCTTCAGCTGGAGCTCAGCAAGCGAGAGGCGGCGCTGGCGACAGAGAGCGACAGCGGCACCGCGGCGGCAGCGAACACAGTGGAAAGATGGCTGACACCGAGTCTATCCCTCAGCACACCTTTTTCTTTCATGAGGTCTCTTGACGCAAGTGCTGAGAAGGCAGGCTGGTCAGCTATCACAAACTCAGATCCAATATTTCCAGGCATTTAAATGGCAACAGTGGCAGGGTCTTTAGGATCACTTATCTAGCACTTTTGAGTAGCAAACCCCTTCTCAGTCAACTCTCCTGACTTGAGATCCTAGTCGTCTTCTCCACTACTTTCAGAACTTGCAGCCCCTCTATATTACTCCACAAGAACGCTTTGCCTTCTCTGGCAGTCTCCATAGATTACAAATCAGACTAAATGGTACTTAAATGATTAGAAAAactgtcttcctctttcttgaaaCCTGTGAGAGCTCTGTCATTTGAAACCCAGTGATGGCTGTCCACAACTTACAAAGGAATAAATAGGGATAGGACATTGGCATTCTGATTCTGTCCTGGGGAAGTCATCATCCCTCACACCTATATCCAGAATGGGTTGAACAGAATGGGTTGAATGACTTCTTctgaaacagcaaaaaaaaaaaaaaaaaaaaactgatccaTCTTTTGTTAAgggtctttcttctctttttgacaTATAAAGGATTTTGGGGGAAAGATTACAGATACCAGGAGGCTACTCAAAGTCATATTCAGGCTgaaattgtctatttttttaatatcaaagacTAATTATAGTAATTGATGCAATGCTGTGCTCTAAACTTACAGTTTTCTTTTAGGAAACAGAATTATTGGCAAATACTCTAACCTCTCGTGGAGTGTTAGACTAAATTATCCTTAGAAATCATTGATAACAGTACATTGAGGGAGAAGGGACATTTGCTCATCTACCTATTAAGCCTCGGGACTTGGAATAATGTCCCCTACATCCTGTGAAGCAGGACAGAAGACTTGATATGCTTGACTTTTAAATTAAAGAGACTCTTTaaaaggagagggagggtgggagagagatgcaagagggaggagatatggggatatatgtatatgtatagctgattcactttgttataaagcagaaactaacacaccattgtaaagcaattatattccgttaaagatgttaaaaaaaacatttcagaggactaaataaatattaaataaatattaaacttctggttaaatgtaaaaaaaaaaaaagagagaatatgtaATGGAAAGCAGTTAGAGTTGAGAATAGGACATAAGGATGAGCTGTTGGCTCCTGGAAGCAACATCTAGAGACTGTCAGTACTCAGGATTTGTACATGCTTCTGTTTAGAGTTTGAGAGGCAAACATGGCCGGCAGAAATCTTTGGTGGAGCTGCTACCCGGAGCCAAAAGACAAGGTTTATTTATTGCTCTAATGtattaaacattaatttttaatatctaagaaataattattcattcaaaacattttttaggTTCCTATCTTGATTCAGGCTTTGTGGCAAGTGCCTAGAGATACGAAAAGGACTGAAATGTGTTTGAAGGTTAAGAACTTTGAAAGATAAATGTAGAAATGTAAAACATCATTGTAGTGAGATGTGTtttgatgagttttaaaaaacacCAGGAGACATTTTTCAGGCACATAAATGGGATTGGAGATGATCCCTCCACCCATGACTGGAGGGGTTAATTCCAAGCAAAGTAACTGACATTGGGAAAAGCCAGGGGGAGGGGGTGCAGTACACCTGTGTGCAATGA
It encodes the following:
- the LOC116748602 gene encoding histone H3.3A-like — encoded protein: MARPVPSSSLSKFLFGGSLLSHYPFTFPTFPEGSGKSDARPTLVEQLMLLTPTLHSRLPKIIQKRSEEMMSSKKQASMHLKVDPNRVQDRGGLYTRARTKQTARKSTGGKAQRKQLATKAARKSAPSTGGVKKPHRYRPGTVALLEIRRYQKSTELLIGKLPFQRLVREIAQDLKTDLRFQTAAIGALQEASEAYLVDLFEDTNLCAIHTKRVTIMPKDIQLARRKRENVLKNSLRRETSFFKKNLSSYYW